DNA from Tolumonas lignilytica:
AAGCTTTCCAACCACTCCCCGTACCATTCCCAATCTATTCCGCCAGAACCTCGGGATTCGAGAAGGATTTTCATTTCCGCCGGCAAAAAATTATTCATATAAGTCGTCGGGTGTAATGAGTTAACGCTTGAATCATCCTCCTCTGAAATATCATCCTCAGTTGCAATGGATAGTTCACATACGCCATAAGTCATCGATCTAATTGATGAGGCAGATGAAGCAGAATCAGAGGCCGCAGCTAAAACAATTGATTCCTGAGGAACTGCTTGTGGCATGACGTCAGGCGTTGCAATAAAGACCATACCTATTCCTTTTGTCTCAAGTCAAAAATCTGTTTGCAGTTGTTCAACGGCTACTGTTGAAATTTATTTTGTAAATGATGATTCTCGGAGCACTGATGAAACAGAGGAACTTTCTTAATTACCTAACTATAAGTTAAACGGCGGCACGCAGTGCCGTCCAGTGAGCAAAGCGAACGTGTTTAAACGCCTTGTTAGGTAGGAGAATAAAGGAAATATCTTTTATTCATCACCTCTGGACTTGCTAACTGGTACACCGACTTCAATGCGGCCACTGCACCGGCTTCAAACCACCGCTCGGAATTACCTGCCGACAGATTTGAAACTGCCGGTTTACTTTGTGTTTCACTGACATTATTCAGGAAACGGGGAGTGGGCATCTCAAATCAAACGCCCGGATGATGAGCCGCTCCAGGCGTACACACGGACTGAGTTGAAGGTTGCCGAAGACATAACCAGTGCGGAATTGGATTACACACCGGAAGTGAGATCATGAGTTATGCAAGGCAACCACTTCACCGGAAGTGAGCCGGAAACAACACGGAACCCTCATACCAGCCGCTTTAAGGCTCGAATTTTACGTAAAAAAATTAAGAAAATTAATTACCTAACTTCGAATTGTGCGGTGGCTGAAAGCCATCCGACACTAATTTTTTGTTAGGCGATGTATATTGTTATTTTTTGATGTTAGTTTAGCTTTTTACTAGAAATCGGAAAGGAATTCATTTGTAAGGCTTTGACTTGTTGAATTTTTTCTTCAGCCTCTCTGGTGTTCATTGCTTCCTCTTCCACAAGCCATCTAAATTTTTCTATTTCGTTTTCAAATGTGTTATCTGGGTTTATTTCTCTATGCCACTCAAGAAGTTGAGCCTTTTTTCTTTTATTTATTTCATTAATTATCTGATTATGATATTTATCTTGGATAATAGGAATAATGCCATTTTCTGTTCGAAAAACAGAGTATTTTGTTTTTGATAAGTATGCCAAGAGGATGCAAGTAATACCGCTAAGTATCCAGATTCCTTGACCTGATGCTGGTGCGTTATAATAAAGTGCATTGCCCAGGTTATATATTCCAGCTATCGTCCATACGTAACCTACATTTTTAAGCCATTCATGTTGCTCAATACGAATTGAGCATTTTTTGGGGAAGTAGGCATAATTTATATTTTTATCGCCAGAGCCTGACTGAGTGTCATATGATAAATTAAAATAATCATCATATAATGTAAATGTATATTTATTTCCTTTCTTTTTTTGTTCGAATTTCATTTTATTTCTCTTTTTTTATCAAGGACTATTTTCGCCTAACTTTTACTTAAATGGCGGCATGCAATGCCGTCCAGTTTCAAGTTTTTGTTAGGTTTATTTTTGTAATCTATCAACTACACTCATAATTTTCATGGCTGCATCTAATGTAGCTTCATCTTGATTAGGCCAAGTTGATATGGGTTTGCCATCTTTAGGGACACCTTGATATTTTCCGAAAGGGGAGGCTTGCCATGCACATGGTCTTAATATCACGGGTATAACTATGGAAAGTCCTGCATCATGTCTTTTGATGGCTTCTTGTCCTTCAACTTCATAACAATATTTAGATTCGATAAAATCGGGGCTCAGGAAAAGTAATATAATATCAGATGTGTTCATCCGTGAATCAATTTCACTTTTCCAAGCTGAGCCTGGGGGTATCATTCTATCATGCCATTTTAAAATCCTTTTTTCACGTTCAAAGACAATAAGTTGTTGTCGAACGGAGTTCATTAATACTTCATCTGCATGAGAATATGAAAAGAATATTTCTATCATGTGTTTATCAACTTGTAAAAATAATGGCTATAAAAGCCATTTTGATTTATGCCATTTACCAGTTACATCGTAACAGTAATTATTGGGATGATTTACTTGGATTTCTTCAGCACTAATTGACTCTAACAATCTAACTCGTGCATTTTTTAATTTTAATAGTTTTTCTTCTGAGTTTTTGACTAAGGATGTTGATCTATAAAGTGAGAAATGAATCACTTCAATTTTAGGGTTTTGTTCATTAACTAATGCAGCAAAAGCTCTGAGACATAATTCACCATATTTTTTTCCGATTTGACGAGAGTTAAGAGCAAAGTGATCAATAGACAATATATTCTCATGAATACTCATGAGTTCAAAAGTACATAGTGATACATCGTTTATATAGCCATAACAATTTTCAGGTGCATTAGTTAAGGGGTAGTCGATCTTATCTCTGCGTCTGAAACTAATTCCTAAATATTCTTTTCTTAGCTGGATTTCTGCTTTGTCTTTATTAAAAATATTTTTGATAGAAGAAAACATATGATAAACCTAACTATAAGTTAAACGGCGGCACACAGTGCCGTCCAGTGAGCAAAGCGAACGTGTTTAAACGCCTTGTTAGGTAGGAGAATAAAGGAAATATCATTTATTCATCACCACTGGACTGGCTAATTGGTACACAGACTTCAATGCTGCCACTGCACCTGCTTTAAACCACCGCTCGGAATTACACGCCGACAG
Protein-coding regions in this window:
- a CDS encoding toll/interleukin-1 receptor domain-containing protein, whose amino-acid sequence is MIEIFFSYSHADEVLMNSVRQQLIVFEREKRILKWHDRMIPPGSAWKSEIDSRMNTSDIILLFLSPDFIESKYCYEVEGQEAIKRHDAGLSIVIPVILRPCAWQASPFGKYQGVPKDGKPISTWPNQDEATLDAAMKIMSVVDRLQK